TTATATACGGGGCCTGCATGCTGGTCCTTGCCCCGCTGGTTAAGTTTTCCTTTCTGGGAGGCATGCCGGCAGCCAACTGGTATATCCTGATCTATCTGGGACTGAACACCGTCCTGGCCTATGGCTCCCTGGCCCTGGCCATCAAACTTACCGAGGCCACCCGGGTCAGTGTAATCATTACCCTGAACCCCATCATTACCTTTGTAACCATGGCCATTCTGACCCGCCTGGAAGTCTCATGGATAGAACCCGAATCCTTCTCCCTGATCAGCTTTGCCGGTGCTCTGTCGGTGCTGGGCGGTGCCATTCTGGTGATTTATGCAGGTTGGAAAAAGAGATAAAAACAACCGGGGCTAGCGGGCCGGAAGCTTCTGGCAGGGTAGTATCCCCCTACGGATCATCGGAGCTATTTATCAGGCCCGGGCGTTTTCTTTCACAGGTGTAACGCTCTGAGATTGCAGAGTGCAACATCGGAATATTCTTATGGGATTAATTCATTCCGGAGGGGCATATTCATAAGGCAGCCAGTCAGCGATCCGTTCCAGGGACATGTTTCCGTACCAGATCAGGGCTTCCGGTTCGAAATAGCCATCTTTGGTGAAATTAACCCGGGGTCGCAGGAAGGAAACAGTTGTCAGGTAATAATCGTAGGCAATTTCGAGATCCCGGGGGTAAGAAAAATATTTCTTTCCAGGCTTTTCTTCCATCACAAAATTTTCATATTCCAGGGGATATATGCCATTGACCTCCAGAACCCTGAAACCTTCGTTTTTCAGTTTGTTTTGCCATAAGGCATTAAAAAAGTGCTTGGAAGAACCCAAATATGTCTTTTTTCGTCTTTCTTCAAACTCCTGTCTGCGGCCGGAGTTAGTTGCTAAATCCTGGTTAAAGGAGATGTTCCCCAGAAATCTGATGGTATTACTGGATTTCACGTATTCAAATTTATCCAGATAGTAAGTGATCCGGTAGCCCAGAGAATTATTCAGAATAATAAGGGGTTCACGTGCAAATGCTTTAATAGTATCCTGACTTGAATGATAGTTAAATGTTACAGCCTCTTCATTGAGAATGAAGCAGGCCTTTGCATTTTTTGAGCTCCCCAGGAACTCCTTCTTAAATTTTTTCAGATACATTTTTCTCTTCCTGACCAGAGAGGGGGACTCGATCGATATTTCGGGGATCTCGTACTTTACTTTGATTAGATTTACCTGAATAAACTCCTCTGTTTTCAAGGTGCTCAGAAAGGTGGTGTGGTAAGAAACCGCACTGATATACAAAGGTCTTCCGGGATATTTGGTCACCTCTATCTCAAATTCTCCATGTTCATCGCTGGTAGTACCATGGAAGGTCCCGTTTATATAGACAGAGGCATAGTCGATGGGTTCTCCGGACTCCTTGTCGACCACCCGACCGCGGATCACCTGGCCAAATCCAATGCCTGTGTAAAAACCCAGGAAGAGGAGAAGTAAGTGCTTTTTCATAGGTGGAGCAGGATCTGGTATTGCCGGAACCACGCTAATTTAGGAAAGATAATGCGAATATGCGCGTAGAAACAGGGAATTACTCTTTTGGGAGTGTCATGGCGAAGCAAAGGAATGCCAAGCAATTGTATTATACCTCAAATGGAAGTTGAATATATGTTCTGTGGATTGGCAGAAGATCTTCGATAGATAGTGCTTTCGACACATAAAACATTGATTAATCAAAGACTCAGAATAAGGTTAATGCTTTTAGGGGTAAAAAACTAAATTTGCCTCATGGCAGATTACGCGCATATAACACCAATTGTACTGAAATGGGCTCGAGAGTCCGCGCGAATTAGTATTGAATCTGCTGCCTCGAAGGTTTCTGTATCACCTGAGAGATACAAGGATTTGCTATTTCGAACGATTATGCACCATTTATTTTCATTAACTCAAAAGATTGGGGCGCAGCACAGTTATTCACTTTAGTACACGAGTTAGCCCATATCTGGATTGCTCAATCAGGAATCTCAAATGATATTGAATTACGCGAGCGCATTTCCCGTAGCTCTGCTGCGGGGTAAGCGAGCACATTTAAAATAAACAATTAATCGATGATTCCTCGCAGCTTGCTGCGAGGAGAATCAATCTATCAAGAACCTTATAGGCGAAAATCATCCGGTTGAAGCGTTTTGCATTGAAGTTGCTGCAAACGCACTGATTCCGTTAAAATACATTTCGGAACTTAGAAAACATATAACTACACCTGAGATAGTATATCAATACTCACGCAAGTTGGGAATAAGCTCGTATGCATTTATAATCAGGGCATTGAAGTTGAATCTTATTACGATTAATGAGTACACATCATTTAAAGCACAAGCAGAAGCAGGCTTTCAAGAATACCTGATAAAAGAGAAAGAAAAAAAGGCAAAGCAGAAGGAAAAAGATGGAGGGCCGAGCCCGTATTTACTGAGGTTGAATAAAAATGGCAGACTATTTACTCAAATTGTACTTGATGCTTATAAGGGTGGATTTGTTGAACCAAATATTGCAAGCTACCTACTTAATACGCCAACCAACAAATTTCCTAAACTGGAAGCTCAACTTTACAAATGATCTTTTCTGAAAAGAGATTCTGCCTTGATACAAATGTTCTAATACAGCCCTGGCAAAAGTACTATTCCCCAATACTCTGCCCTGACTATTGGGAAATACTCAATCAGCAAGGTTACAGCCATGAATTCTAATCGAATAAAGATACCCAACGTTTGTGACAATATGGGGGTGCCATGGATGAACGATTTTCAATTAGTAAAAGAATTGAATATTAGGTTTTCATGTGTTATAAAATGAAAATCAATAGTCAACGCAAGTTTCCAATTTTGCCAAACGATATACGATATTTATAAAGCCTGACCGTAGAATCACTAAAGCCGACCGTGTTGCAAGACCGATAGTTTTGTCAGGTTGAAAGACTCATTCACTCCTCTCTCTTCTTCTTTTTAAACAGCCTGGAGGTGAACAGCATAAAGGCTCCGAAGGCCAGCATCACCCCTCCGGAGAGGAGATTAATATTGTAGCCGAGCGAGGGTTCGTACATTTCAGTGTCGCCCGAGGTGACCAGGCCCAGGATGAGTAAAATCAGTCCCAGAATACTGAACATTAGTCCGATAGGTATTTTTATATCAAGTCCCATTGTATATCGTTTTTCTAGTTTACCAGACAATAATGGAAAGGATGATGAAGATCACGCCCACGACGACGGCCAGTACTTCAGGCTTTTGGTACCAGTGTTTTGAGTCGTCCTGTACCCTGGGGGTCAGTGAGTAGACCAGGCCTTTGAGTTCATCGTCGGTTTTCAGCTTTTTGGTCAGCAGGGTGATCACAAGCGTGAGCAGCAGTGCTGCGGAGAAGGCGTAGACCGCCGTCCAGTAGTTCTGCGCCATCTCACTGCCGTAGGTATGAACCCATCCGAAATATCCGCCTTTGACACCTGCTGCGGCACCTGCCGGAAGGGTTAATCCGTGGTGGATGGCCGCTGCAATGGTTCCGCCGATCAGACCCCAGAAAGCAGCATGTCCCGTGGTGCGTTTCCAGAACATACCCAGCAGGAAGGCTGCAAAGAGCGGGGCATTGACAAAGGCGAAGATCAGCTGAAGGAAATCCATCACATTATTGAAGGATCTGGCCACATAAGCCGTAATGATACTGACCAGTACCCCTACAACAGTGGTCCATTTCCCCACTTTCAGGTAGTGTGTATCACTCTTCCCGGGCTGGATATAGCTCTGGTAGATATCATAGGTAAATACCGTATTAAAAGCCGACACGTTTCCGGCCATACCCGACATAAAGGAGGCCATCAGGGCGGTTATTCCAAGTCCCAGCACCCCCATGGGCATATATCTCATCAGCAGCACCGGGATTACTTTGTCGAAATCCTGTACCGAGGTACCCGCTTTCAAAGGGATTTCCAGCTCTCCCATATTGGACAGCGCCAGGGCGATCATTCCCGGGACCACCACCAGCAGGGGCAGGAACATCTTGGGCAGGGCGCCGATAAGGGGAGTCTTGCGTGCGGCCGACATGGATCCTGCGGCCATCCCGCGCTGGACCACCAGGAAGTTGGTGCACCAGTAGCCGAAGCTCAGCACGAATCCGAGGCCAAAGAATACTCCGAACCAGTTA
This sequence is a window from Bacteroidales bacterium. Protein-coding genes within it:
- a CDS encoding sodium:solute symporter family protein; translation: MQTTFSLGTIDWTIILIYFIFVLGIGWALKRYMKDSKAFLEAGRSLPAWVTGLAFISANLGALEMIGMAASGAKYGMIIIHHFLIGAIPAMIFLAIFMMPFYYGSKARSVPEYLKLRFDEKTRGFNAFAFAIMTVFSSGISMYALALLAQVVMPLQIDWNFLGFQIGEFDVYLLISAFIVLVYMVLGGLTSAIYNEVLQFFLIVIGFAPLVFVGLKEIGGWEGIQANLPADMLHSWKYTGSTDNPMGVNWFGVFFGLGFVLSFGYWCTNFLVVQRGMAAGSMSAARKTPLIGALPKMFLPLLVVVPGMIALALSNMGELEIPLKAGTSVQDFDKVIPVLLMRYMPMGVLGLGITALMASFMSGMAGNVSAFNTVFTYDIYQSYIQPGKSDTHYLKVGKWTTVVGVLVSIITAYVARSFNNVMDFLQLIFAFVNAPLFAAFLLGMFWKRTTGHAAFWGLIGGTIAAAIHHGLTLPAGAAAGVKGGYFGWVHTYGSEMAQNYWTAVYAFSAALLLTLVITLLTKKLKTDDELKGLVYSLTPRVQDDSKHWYQKPEVLAVVVGVIFIILSIIVW
- a CDS encoding ImmA/IrrE family metallo-endopeptidase, which codes for MSNDYAPFIFINSKDWGAAQLFTLVHELAHIWIAQSGISNDIELRERISRSSAAG
- a CDS encoding carboxypeptidase-like regulatory domain-containing protein, which gives rise to MKKHLLLLFLGFYTGIGFGQVIRGRVVDKESGEPIDYASVYINGTFHGTTSDEHGEFEIEVTKYPGRPLYISAVSYHTTFLSTLKTEEFIQVNLIKVKYEIPEISIESPSLVRKRKMYLKKFKKEFLGSSKNAKACFILNEEAVTFNYHSSQDTIKAFAREPLIILNNSLGYRITYYLDKFEYVKSSNTIRFLGNISFNQDLATNSGRRQEFEERRKKTYLGSSKHFFNALWQNKLKNEGFRVLEVNGIYPLEYENFVMEEKPGKKYFSYPRDLEIAYDYYLTTVSFLRPRVNFTKDGYFEPEALIWYGNMSLERIADWLPYEYAPPE